A window from Sus scrofa isolate TJ Tabasco breed Duroc chromosome 2, Sscrofa11.1, whole genome shotgun sequence encodes these proteins:
- the LOC100515647 gene encoding olfactory receptor 1009, with product MASENYTRVTEFIFRGLSYNPHLQVFLFLLFLSFYIINLTGNLGMIFLIQIDSHLHTPMYFFLSHLSFVDLCFSSVVSPRMLADFFVKRKAISFLGCALQQWFFGFFVAAECFLLASMAYDRYVAICNPLLYSVAMSQRLCIQLVVGPYVIGFVNTMTHTTNAFRLPFCGPNVINHFFCDMSPLLSLVCADTRITELVVFVVAGAVGVFSGLSILISYVYILVAILKIRSADGRCKAFSTCSSHLTAVSILYGTLFFIYVRPSASFSLDVNKVVSVFYTAVIPMLNPLIYSLRNKEVKDAIRRTVAKRKFGRA from the coding sequence ATGGCCAGTGAAAACTACACGAGGGTCACCGAGTTTATTTTCAGAGGTTTGAGTTACAACCCGCATTTGCAGgtcttcctcttcctgctctttctGAGTTTCTACATCATCAACCTAACCGGAAACTTGGGTATGATTTTTCTGATACAGATTGACTCCCACCttcacacacccatgtacttcttcctcagtcaCTTGTCCTTTGTGGACCTGTGCTTCTCCTCGGTCGTGAGCCCCAGGATGCTGGCTGACTTCTTCGTGAAGAGGAAAGCCATCTCTTTCTTGGGCTGTGCTTTGCAGCAGTGGTTCTTTGGGTTCTTTGTGGCAGCAGAGTGTTTTCTCCTGGCGTCCATGGCCTATGACCGTTATGTAGCCATCTGCAACCCATTATTGTATTCAGTCGCCATGTCCCAGAGACTCTGTATCCAGCTGGTGGTTGGCCCCTACGTCATTGGGTTCGTGAACACCATGACTCATACAACCAATGCGTTCCGTCTCCCTTTTTGTGGTCCCAATGTCATTaatcacttcttctgtgacatgtCCCCACTGCTTTCCCTCGTATGTGCTGACACCAGGATCACTGAGTTGGTGGTCTTTGTCGTGGCCGGAGCGGTGGGGGTCTTCAGTGGCCTGAGTATCCTCATCTCCTACGTGTACATCCTCGTCGCCATCCTGAAGATCCGCTCTGCCGACGGGAGGTGCAAAGCCTTTTCTACGTGCTCTTCTCACCTGACAGCCGTCTCCATCCTGTATGGaactcttttctttatttatgtacGGCCTAGTGCGAGTTTCTCCCTGGATGTCAATAAAGTGGTGTCTGTGTTTTACACAGCAGTGATCCCCATGTTGAACCCACTTATCTACAGCTTAAGGAATAAGGAGGTCAAAGATGCCATCCGCAGGACTGTCGCTAAGAGGAAGTTTGGTAGGGCCTAA